From a region of the Vagococcus coleopterorum genome:
- a CDS encoding collagen-binding domain-containing protein — protein MGKKLNKIIVSLLSAFFIIPMSALVSAEELRVNEIPSGGNAYDDMPDANNSILGIAPKFHIFARDVTLRNHTSGNVATQNLNGSQAVMGTVGYLEKEYYYFENITSLNGSSGIPGEGHNKVVVGKDVVVDTTNPDRPSFNGISLDKWKAQDIFQDQNDEKYIDFDNEFNNLFAQSQRISNLLPDMNFKASDFEDVNTRVIDVSKIDKKTVVVNLASDVLQSGTPLTISGLEKGEDCGVTKTVFINVDVEGQNPYQVTSQIKLKYTDGTDRGNHETGDFSDSTLLWNFTNNKEVFKGDINIGFPWQGSILAPGVTLDGGGSNIDGSIMVDTFKGAGETHRWDWHGCIIDETEYGTIEVIKHDAKDKTKLLAGAEFDVLDQSGKLIDHIVVGENGHGKTTIPLEFGDYTLVETKAPDGYDLDPTPIPVKVNKNDNNNVVIIDVDNEPTKPTEPTEPTEPTEPTEPTEPTEPTEPTEPTEPTEPTDPTDPTEPTEPTEPMEPTDPTKPTEPTEPTDPTKPTKPTLPQTGEKSSIILSALGLIVIYFSGLMGYKKIKN, from the coding sequence ATGGGGAAAAAATTAAATAAAATAATAGTTTCATTATTATCGGCATTTTTCATAATACCTATGTCAGCGTTGGTAAGTGCAGAGGAACTACGCGTTAATGAGATACCATCTGGTGGAAATGCGTATGACGACATGCCTGATGCTAATAATAGTATCTTAGGAATAGCCCCCAAGTTTCATATTTTTGCACGTGATGTAACATTGAGAAATCATACATCAGGAAATGTAGCTACACAGAATTTAAATGGGTCACAGGCAGTGATGGGGACAGTTGGATATTTAGAAAAAGAATATTATTATTTTGAAAATATCACATCATTAAATGGTTCATCAGGTATTCCTGGAGAAGGTCATAATAAGGTTGTAGTAGGTAAAGATGTTGTTGTTGATACAACTAATCCAGATAGACCGTCATTTAATGGCATTTCATTAGATAAGTGGAAAGCACAAGATATTTTTCAAGATCAAAATGATGAAAAATATATTGATTTTGATAATGAGTTTAATAATTTATTTGCTCAAAGTCAGCGTATCTCAAATTTACTACCAGACATGAATTTTAAAGCAAGTGACTTTGAAGATGTGAACACGAGAGTGATTGATGTTAGTAAAATTGATAAAAAAACAGTTGTTGTTAATTTAGCAAGTGATGTACTGCAATCGGGCACGCCTCTTACAATTAGTGGCTTAGAGAAGGGTGAAGATTGCGGAGTGACAAAGACTGTCTTTATAAATGTCGATGTAGAAGGTCAAAATCCATACCAAGTTACAAGTCAAATAAAATTAAAATACACAGACGGCACAGACCGTGGAAACCATGAAACAGGTGATTTTTCTGATAGTACATTATTGTGGAATTTTACAAATAATAAAGAAGTTTTTAAAGGTGATATTAACATCGGATTCCCTTGGCAAGGTAGTATTTTAGCCCCAGGAGTGACTTTAGATGGAGGGGGATCAAATATAGATGGTTCCATTATGGTTGATACATTTAAAGGTGCAGGTGAAACTCATAGATGGGACTGGCACGGTTGCATTATTGATGAAACAGAGTACGGAACAATTGAAGTCATTAAGCACGATGCTAAGGATAAAACTAAATTATTAGCAGGTGCAGAATTCGATGTCTTGGATCAATCTGGAAAACTGATTGATCATATTGTAGTAGGTGAAAATGGTCATGGGAAAACAACTATACCTTTGGAGTTTGGAGACTATACATTAGTTGAAACAAAAGCGCCAGACGGGTATGATTTAGATCCTACACCAATACCTGTTAAGGTTAATAAAAATGACAACAATAACGTTGTGATAATCGATGTTGATAATGAACCAACGAAACCAACAGAACCAACAGAACCAACAGAACCGACAGAACCAACAGAACCAACAGAACCAACAGAACCAACAGAACCAACAGAACCAACGGAACCAACAGAACCAACAGATCCAACAGATCCAACAGAGCCGACGGAGCCAACGGAGCCAATGGAACCAACAGATCCAACGAAGCCAACGGAGCCAACGGAACCAACAGATCCAACGAAACCAACGAAACCAACTTTGCCTCAAACAGGTGAGAAAAGTAGTATTATTTTAAGTGCTTTAGGATTAATAGTTATTTATTTTTCAGGATTAATGGGTTATAAGAAAATTAAAAATTAA
- a CDS encoding 6-phospho-beta-glucosidase: MTKKGIKIATIGGGSSYTPELMEGFIKRYDELPISEIWLVDIEAGKEKLEIVGAMAKRMWEASPYDVDVHLTLNREEALKDADFVTTQFRVGLLDARVKDERIPLSYGMMGQETNGAGGMFKAFRTIPVILDIVEDMKRLCPNAWLINFTNPAGMVTEAIVRYGKWDKVMGLCNVPVSAMMKEPGMLDTTLDNLIYKFAGLNHFHWHKVTKDTGEDVTLEIIDKMFSQDAGIPVNIHNVPFFKDQLVQMKMIPCGYHRYYYREQEMLESAINEYNTIGTRAQQVKETEAELFELYKDPKLDHKPEQLAKRGGAHYSDAACETIASIYANKGTHIVVSTKNNGAVPDLDPDCVVEVSAFVGAAGALPIAYGSLEPAERGWLQAMKNMELVTIEAAVTGNYGLALQAFTINPLVRAGEDAKKIMDELFIAHKDYLPNFADTIERLEKEGVTIKDAVASELA; the protein is encoded by the coding sequence ATGACAAAGAAAGGGATTAAAATAGCAACCATTGGTGGAGGATCAAGTTACACACCAGAGTTAATGGAAGGCTTTATTAAACGCTATGATGAATTACCGATTAGCGAAATTTGGTTAGTAGATATTGAAGCAGGAAAAGAAAAATTAGAAATCGTTGGGGCAATGGCTAAACGAATGTGGGAGGCCTCTCCTTATGATGTGGACGTTCACCTAACGCTCAATCGTGAAGAAGCATTAAAAGATGCTGATTTTGTGACGACACAGTTCCGAGTGGGCTTATTAGATGCTCGAGTTAAAGATGAGCGTATTCCTTTATCCTATGGCATGATGGGACAAGAAACGAACGGGGCAGGAGGAATGTTTAAAGCGTTTAGAACAATTCCTGTGATTTTAGATATTGTTGAGGATATGAAGCGTCTTTGTCCAAATGCTTGGTTGATTAACTTTACAAATCCTGCTGGAATGGTAACAGAAGCGATTGTTCGTTATGGTAAATGGGATAAAGTTATGGGGTTATGTAATGTACCTGTCAGTGCCATGATGAAAGAGCCGGGCATGTTAGATACGACTTTGGATAACCTTATCTATAAATTTGCTGGCTTAAACCATTTCCATTGGCATAAAGTAACAAAAGATACAGGTGAGGATGTTACGTTAGAAATTATCGACAAAATGTTTAGTCAAGATGCAGGAATTCCTGTCAACATTCATAATGTGCCATTCTTTAAAGATCAATTAGTTCAAATGAAAATGATTCCGTGTGGTTATCACAGATATTATTATCGTGAGCAAGAAATGTTAGAAAGTGCGATTAATGAATACAACACGATTGGAACGCGTGCGCAACAAGTAAAAGAAACCGAAGCAGAATTGTTCGAGTTATACAAAGATCCTAAATTAGATCATAAACCAGAGCAGTTAGCTAAACGTGGCGGGGCACATTATTCTGACGCTGCATGTGAGACAATTGCCTCTATCTATGCCAATAAAGGAACACACATTGTTGTTTCGACTAAGAATAATGGTGCAGTTCCAGATTTAGATCCAGATTGTGTTGTGGAAGTATCGGCATTTGTGGGGGCAGCAGGAGCCTTACCGATTGCTTATGGTTCTTTAGAACCAGCAGAACGTGGCTGGTTACAAGCGATGAAGAATATGGAGCTTGTGACAATTGAAGCAGCTGTTACTGGCAATTACGGCTTAGCGCTACAAGCTTTTACAATTAATCCACTAGTTAGAGCCGGGGAAGATGCGAAAAAAATAATGGATGAGTTATTCATTGCTCATAAAGACTACTTACCTAATTTTGCTGATACAATTGAACGGCTTGAAAAAGAAGGAGTAACTATAAAAGACGCTGTTGCTTCGGAATTAGCTTAA
- a CDS encoding helix-turn-helix domain-containing protein codes for MLEQLLKKNEYKQVLILGLVNHKEQASKEAIQADLAITPATFSRYLRNINLDLEEIFPNYDVKIINNSDQLSLLNTHDYSPDHLFNKLVHHYLMESNMYRMLKSLLLRNSHQTSLLIEELNISQSYFNKLIKQLNTFIEPTGVIIAQRNKEIFFDGDEAKIIYLEYLMRHYFETIEPLPCICTHSFPTIEEVVRDHTIADLNDVQKQRMETLHHTFKKRYKQLHLIKIPDSELKEVLKAAMCDYDLLDDTVPIDDFNCDMRLYTNLLARISSSQLEDLETKREIGRRLIELDTPIVKNIVLFIDTICEKFIPNMTKNSREYAEFFYMVILHIAYIRLFGCNYKGMFQLNLLSRLEASHEDQPIYAEILDYFHTPDNFLYLDKEISDVILNHNSLFIDSCYTAVRSYRKTTVKVSFDFIYRLSFEFFLQNRLRQIFGDSMLEYVADSNEADIMISDHFISVSKETTLFTFIDTNSSETLNKLLNLITRTYTTKIMTVESNKEKASQM; via the coding sequence ATGCTTGAACAACTACTTAAAAAAAATGAATATAAGCAAGTTTTAATTTTAGGACTAGTCAATCATAAAGAGCAAGCCTCTAAAGAGGCTATTCAAGCTGATCTTGCCATCACTCCAGCCACTTTTTCTCGTTATTTACGGAATATAAATCTTGATTTAGAAGAGATATTTCCGAATTATGACGTTAAAATCATTAACAATTCTGACCAATTGTCACTATTAAATACTCACGATTATTCCCCTGATCATTTGTTTAATAAGTTAGTTCATCATTATTTAATGGAGTCTAATATGTACCGGATGTTGAAGTCTTTACTTCTAAGAAATTCTCATCAAACATCCCTACTCATTGAAGAGCTAAATATTTCTCAAAGTTACTTTAACAAGTTGATTAAACAGTTGAACACTTTTATTGAACCAACTGGTGTCATCATCGCCCAACGAAATAAAGAAATTTTTTTTGATGGTGACGAAGCCAAAATTATTTACCTTGAATATTTAATGCGCCACTATTTTGAAACCATTGAACCTCTTCCTTGTATTTGTACTCATAGTTTCCCAACTATTGAGGAAGTTGTGCGAGATCACACGATTGCGGATTTAAATGATGTCCAAAAACAAAGAATGGAAACACTACACCACACCTTCAAAAAACGTTATAAACAACTTCATTTAATAAAAATTCCTGATTCTGAATTAAAAGAAGTCTTGAAAGCAGCTATGTGTGACTATGATTTACTAGATGATACCGTTCCAATCGATGATTTCAATTGTGATATGAGACTATATACTAACCTATTGGCTCGCATTTCATCCTCACAACTAGAGGATCTTGAAACAAAAAGAGAGATTGGGCGACGCTTAATTGAATTAGATACTCCTATTGTTAAAAATATTGTCTTGTTCATTGATACCATCTGTGAAAAATTTATTCCAAACATGACAAAAAACTCTCGTGAGTATGCAGAGTTTTTCTATATGGTGATACTACACATCGCATATATTCGTTTATTCGGATGTAACTATAAAGGCATGTTCCAACTGAACTTACTAAGTCGTTTAGAAGCTAGTCACGAAGACCAACCTATCTATGCTGAAATTCTTGATTACTTCCACACACCTGATAATTTTCTATACTTAGATAAAGAGATAAGCGATGTTATCTTAAATCACAACTCACTCTTTATTGATTCTTGTTATACCGCTGTCCGAAGTTACCGAAAAACTACTGTTAAAGTAAGTTTTGATTTTATCTACCGACTATCATTTGAGTTCTTTCTACAAAACAGGTTGCGTCAAATATTTGGTGATAGCATGCTGGAGTATGTTGCTGACTCAAATGAAGCTGACATTATGATTAGTGATCATTTTATTAGTGTCTCAAAAGAAACAACTTTATTTACTTTTATTGATACTAACTCGTCTGAAACATTAAATAAATTACTAAACCTAATCACAAGGACCTACACAACAAAAATTATGACAGTTGAATCTAATAAAGAAAAGGCCTCACAAATGTGA
- a CDS encoding LPXTG cell wall anchor domain-containing protein, which produces MKKLLFITGVACSLGLPIVSDAQEELSNEVQGDNPQISIVEVQKDIGTDETFIMSTPNVWPGVGANPEKPDVWPSVDGEVWPVKPEVWPGAEAKPEKPEVWPGVEGEETPERPEVWPGVEAKPEQPEVWPGVEGEEAPERPEVWPGVEAKPEQPEVWPGVEVNPIEKPSNPDNPVEKPEVFEAKQNKKIATSETENIKLVKDKKQAFNISKETEKIDSKIENESKQNMQQNKLPQTGQENNLVFTIIGFTAIALAMVRGVLNRKVY; this is translated from the coding sequence ATGAAAAAATTATTGTTTATCACAGGGGTTGCATGCTCTTTAGGGTTACCTATAGTAAGTGATGCGCAAGAGGAATTATCAAATGAGGTTCAAGGAGATAATCCGCAAATTAGTATCGTAGAAGTTCAAAAAGATATTGGTACGGATGAGACATTTATCATGTCAACACCGAATGTATGGCCGGGAGTCGGAGCAAATCCAGAGAAACCAGATGTATGGCCGAGTGTCGATGGTGAGGTATGGCCAGTGAAACCAGAAGTATGGCCAGGAGCCGAAGCGAAACCAGAGAAGCCGGAAGTGTGGCCAGGAGTTGAAGGTGAAGAAACACCGGAACGACCAGAAGTGTGGCCGGGAGTTGAAGCAAAACCCGAGCAGCCAGAAGTATGGCCAGGAGTTGAAGGTGAAGAAGCACCGGAACGACCAGAAGTGTGGCCGGGAGTTGAAGCGAAACCCGAGCAGCCAGAAGTGTGGCCAGGAGTTGAAGTAAACCCAATAGAAAAACCATCTAATCCTGATAATCCGGTGGAAAAACCCGAGGTATTTGAAGCTAAACAAAACAAAAAAATTGCCACTTCAGAAACTGAAAATATTAAACTAGTTAAAGATAAAAAACAAGCGTTTAATATTTCAAAAGAAACTGAAAAGATTGATTCCAAAATTGAAAATGAAAGTAAACAAAATATGCAACAAAATAAATTACCTCAAACAGGTCAAGAAAACAACCTAGTTTTCACTATAATTGGTTTTACTGCTATTGCACTAGCGATGGTTAGAGGCGTATTAAATAGAAAAGTTTACTAG
- a CDS encoding DUF3784 domain-containing protein: protein MIYTAIITIILGIIAIFCFVLTYQFKRGEWTYLIAGYNDLRPHQKEKVDINAICKSASHAAFWSGIYIIVLIVALQILLNDYFPEFPVARILGIIIPTIVYGAYIIYAAIDNNKYYKNI from the coding sequence ATGATTTACACAGCAATTATTACTATTATTTTAGGCATTATAGCTATTTTTTGTTTTGTCTTAACCTATCAATTTAAACGTGGTGAATGGACTTATCTGATAGCCGGTTATAATGATTTAAGACCGCATCAAAAAGAAAAAGTTGATATTAATGCCATCTGTAAGTCAGCTAGTCACGCTGCTTTTTGGTCTGGTATTTACATTATCGTTTTGATTGTTGCCTTACAAATCTTGTTAAATGATTACTTTCCAGAATTTCCAGTAGCCAGAATCTTAGGCATTATTATCCCGACAATTGTTTACGGTGCTTACATCATTTATGCAGCGATCGATAACAATAAATACTACAAAAACATATAA
- a CDS encoding PTS sugar transporter subunit IIC, which produces MTKFIEGFLNGLAKLANTKALLALKDGFVLTMPITLIGSIFMLVANLPITGYGDFMASQFGVDWAVGLNQVSGATFDILAIVSVLGIAYFYAKNEKVDGISCALIALVSFTILTASTVSSESGEVVSGVIPKVWTGGQGVITAIIVGLVSSYIFCYFVKKKITIKMPEGVPQGVSNAFVAVIPGFAIILGTAIIFYIFNHFGTTLTEFIFTSMQKPMQSLTDTYVGGVIMVVLCALLFWMGLHGPNIVMGPILPIITANSIANSELLKEGALSVKEGAYIMTPQVLDYFVKIGGTGVTLGLIIAVLLRAKSKQFKEVSKLSLLPGIFNINEPMIFGLPIVYNPILLIPFILVPIITFTIIYLSIFIGFLDPFTAVQVPWTMPPILSGFILQGFKGVLVQVVIIVMSTLVYYPFMVKQDKLFLKNELKGSE; this is translated from the coding sequence ATGACAAAATTTATTGAAGGTTTTTTAAATGGGTTGGCTAAATTAGCAAACACCAAAGCATTACTAGCGTTGAAAGATGGTTTTGTGTTGACCATGCCGATTACATTAATTGGCTCGATCTTTATGTTAGTAGCTAATTTACCAATCACTGGCTACGGTGATTTCATGGCAAGTCAATTTGGGGTTGATTGGGCAGTAGGTTTAAATCAAGTTTCGGGAGCAACGTTTGATATTTTAGCAATCGTTTCAGTTTTAGGGATAGCCTACTTCTATGCCAAAAATGAAAAAGTCGATGGCATTTCTTGTGCCTTAATCGCCTTAGTGTCATTTACTATCTTAACTGCATCTACGGTGAGTAGTGAAAGTGGCGAGGTTGTTTCAGGTGTTATTCCAAAAGTTTGGACAGGTGGACAAGGAGTTATTACCGCAATTATTGTGGGGTTAGTTTCTTCTTATATATTCTGTTACTTTGTTAAGAAAAAAATTACGATTAAAATGCCTGAAGGGGTGCCTCAAGGTGTAAGTAATGCATTTGTGGCAGTTATTCCAGGTTTCGCTATTATTTTAGGAACAGCAATCATTTTCTATATTTTCAATCACTTTGGGACAACGTTAACAGAGTTTATCTTTACGTCTATGCAAAAACCAATGCAAAGTTTAACTGATACTTATGTTGGTGGCGTAATCATGGTTGTTCTGTGTGCGTTACTTTTTTGGATGGGCTTGCATGGACCGAATATTGTAATGGGGCCAATCTTACCGATTATAACAGCCAATTCAATTGCCAACTCTGAATTGTTGAAAGAGGGAGCATTATCGGTCAAAGAAGGTGCTTATATTATGACACCTCAAGTACTTGATTATTTTGTGAAAATTGGTGGAACTGGCGTTACGCTAGGTTTAATCATTGCCGTATTATTACGTGCGAAATCTAAACAATTTAAAGAAGTTTCAAAACTATCTTTATTACCAGGGATTTTCAATATTAATGAACCAATGATTTTTGGTTTACCAATTGTTTATAATCCAATTTTATTAATACCGTTTATCCTAGTACCAATCATTACTTTTACAATTATTTACTTATCAATTTTTATAGGGTTCTTAGATCCCTTTACTGCGGTTCAAGTGCCTTGGACAATGCCGCCAATTCTTTCAGGCTTCATTTTACAAGGGTTTAAAGGTGTCTTAGTTCAAGTAGTTATTATTGTAATGTCAACATTGGTTTACTATCCATTTATGGTAAAACAAGATAAATTATTTTTAAAAAATGAATTGAAAGGGAGCGAATAG
- a CDS encoding alpha/beta hydrolase family protein, whose product MKKFIVILVLVLLTLGGIILYNNQFDMKIETEQVKTRTGSLAVEYAMPKKQSDKPGLVLFVHGDGPANKNSDTGYYPAWETLAQENYISISWDKAGVGESTGNWLKQDMTDRAKEVDEVLEWALANLDIDPEKVGVWGASQGGWVISKVLNQNEDVKFAIGVAPAVNWMRQGRYNAIADMTDQGVSQEDIDKELNRQDKVNAFLETNGYDSYLASHLDEDPLAKDRWDFIYKNMSLDNSDELKEIRKPYYLIIGDHDINVDTEETERIYQDLIPEQYLTVFNIKNATHRMVKPRHQRDNLLTVVESIFNPREIFAPEYFKALKECVR is encoded by the coding sequence ATGAAGAAATTTATCGTAATACTAGTATTAGTGCTACTAACTTTAGGTGGCATCATTTTATATAATAACCAGTTTGATATGAAAATTGAAACGGAACAAGTGAAAACAAGAACAGGGAGTTTAGCGGTTGAATATGCGATGCCAAAGAAGCAATCCGATAAACCTGGATTGGTGCTCTTTGTTCATGGAGATGGTCCGGCTAATAAAAATAGTGATACGGGGTATTATCCCGCCTGGGAAACTTTAGCTCAAGAGAACTATATTAGTATCAGTTGGGATAAAGCGGGTGTTGGTGAGTCAACGGGAAACTGGCTAAAACAAGATATGACCGATCGTGCTAAAGAGGTTGACGAGGTCTTAGAGTGGGCGTTAGCAAACCTTGATATTGATCCAGAAAAAGTCGGTGTGTGGGGAGCTAGTCAAGGCGGTTGGGTGATCAGTAAAGTCCTTAATCAAAATGAAGATGTTAAATTTGCCATTGGTGTGGCACCTGCTGTTAACTGGATGAGACAAGGTCGCTACAATGCCATAGCAGACATGACAGACCAAGGAGTGTCACAAGAAGACATTGATAAGGAACTGAATAGACAAGATAAGGTCAATGCTTTCCTAGAAACTAATGGCTACGATAGTTATCTAGCAAGTCACTTAGATGAAGATCCGCTTGCTAAAGATCGCTGGGATTTCATTTATAAAAACATGTCATTAGATAACAGTGATGAGTTAAAAGAAATCAGAAAGCCTTATTACTTAATTATCGGGGATCATGATATTAATGTGGATACAGAAGAAACTGAAAGAATCTATCAAGACTTGATTCCAGAGCAATACCTAACAGTCTTTAACATCAAGAACGCCACACACCGAATGGTTAAGCCAAGACATCAAAGAGATAACTTACTGACAGTTGTAGAGTCAATCTTCAACCCAAGAGAGATATTCGCACCTGAGTACTTTAAAGCACTGAAAGAGTGCGTTAGGTAA
- a CDS encoding MurR/RpiR family transcriptional regulator → MLLTEKLDTYPFSETERIVVNYLLTEKQLIEHKTIKEIADITYTSPSIMIRIAKKLGFAGWNDLKKDYIEEVNYLEKNFINVDANFPFKQHDSHLEIANKLGILHQETIMDTLSLLKAQQIQSVINLINNADDIVIFSNNINIQLVQDFVHKMKRIKRRVSVSELDGEQLFEAANLDNKTLAIIISYSGETKRILELVPFLKHSGVPILALTSIGDNSLVKETDNVLYISTREKLYSKIGSFSSHTSICFLLDIIYSCIFSIDYKDNLDNLIYLSKMNDPRSSKSKILKE, encoded by the coding sequence TTGTTGTTGACCGAAAAATTAGACACCTACCCCTTTTCTGAAACAGAACGGATTGTTGTCAATTATCTTTTAACTGAAAAACAGCTTATTGAGCACAAAACTATCAAAGAGATTGCTGACATAACCTACACAAGTCCTTCTATTATGATACGAATTGCAAAAAAGCTCGGTTTTGCTGGTTGGAATGATTTAAAAAAAGACTACATTGAGGAAGTTAATTATTTAGAAAAAAATTTTATCAACGTTGATGCCAACTTCCCTTTTAAACAACATGATTCCCACTTAGAAATTGCAAACAAATTAGGAATTTTACATCAAGAAACAATAATGGATACTCTTTCCTTATTAAAAGCTCAACAAATTCAATCAGTGATTAATTTAATTAATAATGCTGATGATATAGTGATTTTTTCTAATAATATTAATATTCAGCTGGTTCAAGACTTTGTCCATAAAATGAAGCGGATAAAAAGACGTGTGTCTGTCTCAGAACTTGATGGTGAACAACTATTTGAAGCCGCAAATTTAGATAATAAGACTCTCGCAATCATTATTTCTTATAGCGGAGAAACAAAGCGTATTTTAGAATTAGTTCCCTTTTTAAAACACTCCGGTGTCCCTATTTTGGCGCTGACTAGTATCGGTGATAACTCTTTAGTAAAAGAAACAGATAACGTGCTGTATATTTCGACTAGAGAAAAGTTATATTCAAAAATTGGTAGCTTTTCGAGTCACACTTCTATTTGTTTCTTACTAGATATTATTTATAGTTGTATCTTTTCAATAGACTATAAGGATAACTTAGATAACCTTATCTACCTTTCAAAAATGAATGATCCACGATCTTCTAAGAGTAAAATATTAAAAGAATAA
- a CDS encoding helix-turn-helix domain-containing protein translates to MLNILVKKNEYKQIVIAGTPLSKAKVSITELQEQLDITKSTFNRYVANINEELALLYSPTLKIISDGQHLILENPNKIQPPNIFIKLLKHYINQSTGYKLLMVLSQINEVSSEHILEDLNVSHSYLNKVIRELNDFFEELSIKIVQRNKMIRFEGPELNIITLLISLRISLWHYSADHNYINSDYTNFRIIDADLITPLNNLERMRLGHIEQVIFQRQENLDFIRFKNEDVRLSLQLLTQYRDLTQPNELLTENAILFINYICRMLCPQLDSPDDRVALAKSFLQNPTELSLDGLMLSTYIEKHILPYEEHDSEKYYQHIYQGMISFMSVHLLQHNFLDILTLRTAAVHNFYIYNQPEFLKIRELFNQTIPFKQSENNAVFDQNREYFISGTYTAFREYKEASIKVILDFKYRLTFDRYLKKRLRDTFSDKMIHFVKDSSEADIIISDSFIEVPENQASFVFVDTNSTFAMSELLKLLLQLYTDRLKG, encoded by the coding sequence ATGTTGAATATCTTAGTTAAGAAAAATGAGTACAAACAAATAGTCATTGCTGGGACACCCTTATCAAAAGCTAAAGTATCAATTACTGAACTTCAAGAGCAATTAGACATAACTAAAAGTACCTTTAACCGCTATGTTGCTAATATCAATGAGGAGTTGGCACTGCTCTATTCTCCCACTTTAAAAATCATTTCTGATGGACAACATTTAATTTTAGAAAACCCCAATAAAATTCAACCCCCAAACATCTTTATCAAGTTGCTAAAACATTATATTAACCAGTCAACAGGCTATAAACTTCTGATGGTTTTATCTCAAATAAACGAAGTGTCATCCGAACACATACTAGAAGATTTAAATGTTTCTCACAGTTATTTAAACAAGGTCATCCGCGAATTAAATGACTTCTTTGAAGAACTCTCAATTAAGATTGTCCAACGAAATAAAATGATCCGTTTTGAAGGACCAGAGTTAAATATTATCACGCTCCTGATTTCTTTACGTATTTCGTTATGGCATTATTCAGCCGATCATAACTATATAAACTCTGACTATACGAATTTTAGGATAATCGATGCTGACTTAATTACCCCGCTCAACAACTTAGAACGGATGCGTCTGGGTCATATTGAACAAGTCATTTTCCAACGTCAAGAGAACCTTGATTTCATTCGTTTTAAAAATGAAGACGTGCGACTATCCCTACAGTTATTGACACAATACCGTGACTTAACTCAACCGAATGAATTATTGACGGAGAATGCTATTCTTTTCATCAACTATATCTGTCGAATGCTATGCCCACAACTCGATTCCCCAGATGACCGTGTTGCCTTAGCAAAATCATTCTTACAAAATCCAACGGAACTGTCCTTAGATGGTTTAATGCTTTCTACCTATATTGAAAAGCATATTTTGCCTTACGAAGAACACGACTCAGAAAAATATTATCAACATATTTACCAAGGCATGATTTCCTTTATGTCTGTTCATCTTTTACAACACAATTTTTTAGACATCTTAACCTTAAGAACCGCAGCCGTTCATAACTTTTATATCTACAATCAACCTGAATTTCTTAAAATAAGAGAGTTGTTTAATCAAACGATTCCATTTAAACAATCAGAAAATAATGCTGTCTTCGATCAAAATAGAGAATATTTTATTAGTGGTACCTACACTGCCTTCCGCGAATACAAAGAAGCTTCAATTAAAGTCATCCTTGATTTTAAATACCGCTTAACCTTTGATCGCTATTTAAAAAAACGACTAAGAGATACCTTTTCCGATAAAATGATTCACTTCGTTAAAGACAGTTCTGAGGCAGATATTATTATTTCAGATTCTTTTATTGAAGTCCCAGAGAACCAGGCATCTTTTGTCTTTGTTGATACTAACTCAACTTTCGCTATGTCTGAATTATTAAAACTTTTACTTCAGCTTTATACAGATCGTCTAAAAGGATAA